A window from Peromyscus eremicus chromosome 1, PerEre_H2_v1, whole genome shotgun sequence encodes these proteins:
- the Erf gene encoding ETS domain-containing transcription factor ERF — MKTPADTGFAFPDWAYKPESSPGSRQIQLWHFILELLRKEEYQGVIAWQGDYGEFVIKDPDEVARLWGVRKCKPQMNYDKLSRALRYYYNKRILHKTKGKRFTYKFNFNKLVLVNYPFIDVGLAGGAVPQSAPPVPSGGSHFRFPPSTPSEVLSPTEDPRSPPACSSSSSSLFSAVVARRLGRGSVSDCSDGTSELEEPLGEDPRARPPGPPELGAFRGPPLARLPHDPGVFRVYPRPRGGPEPLSPFPVSPLAGPGSLLPPQLSPALPMTPTHLAYTPSPTLSPMYPSGGGGPSGSGGGSHFSFSPEDMKRYLQAHTQSVYNYHLSPRAFLHYPGLVVPQPQRPDKCPLPPMAPETPPVPSSASSSSSSSSSPFKFKLQPPPLGRRQRAAGEKAPAGTDKCSGSPGGLAEGAGALAPPPPPPQIKVEPISEGESEEVEVTDISDEDEEDGEVFKTPRAPPAPPKPEPGEAPGAAQCMPLKLRFKRRWSEDCRLEGGGGLSGGPEDEGEDKKVRGDTGPGEAGGPLTPRRVSSDLQHATAQLSLEHHDS; from the exons ATGAAGACCCCGGCGGACAcag GGTTTGCCTTCCCAGATTGGGCCTACAAGCCGGAGTCCTCCCCTGGTTCGAGGCAGATCCAGCTGTGGCACTTTATCCTGGAGCTGTTACGGAAGGAGGAGTACCAGGGCGTCATTGCCTGGCAAGGGGACTACGGGGAATTTGTCATCAAGGACCCTGATGAGGTGGCCCGCCTCTGGGGGGTCCGCAAGTGCAAGCCCCAGATGAACTATGACAAGCTGAGCCGGGCCCTGCG CTATTATTATAACAAGCGAATTCTGCACAAGACCAAGGGGAAGCGGTTCACCTACAAGTTCAACTTCAACAAACTGGTGCTGGTTAATTACCCTTTCATCGACGTGGGTCTGGCCG GGGGTGCAGTGCCCCAGAGTGCCCCTCCAGTGCCATCGGGTGGCAGCCATTTTCGCTTCCCTCCCTCAACGCCCTCCGAGGTGCTGTCCCCCACCGAGGATCCCCGATCTCCACCGGCCtgctcttcatcttcctcttctctcttctctgctgtgGTCGCCCGACGTTTGGGCCGAGGCTCAGTCAGTGACTGTAGTGATGGCACGTCAGAGCTGGAGGAGCCGTTGGGAGAGGACCCCCGGGCACGGCCACCTGGCCCTCCAGAGCTGGGTGCCTTCCGAGGGCCCCCCCTGGCCCGCCTCCCGCATGACCCTGGTGTCTTCCGTGTCTACCCCCGGCCCCGGGGTGGCCCCGAACCCCTAAGCCCCTTCCCTGTGTCACCTTTGGCTGGGCCTGGCTCCCTTCTACCCCCTCAGCTCTCCCCAGCTCTGCCTATGACCCCCACCCACCTGGCCTACACACCCTCACCCACGTTGAGTCCTATGTACCCTAGTGGCGGTGGGGGCCCTAGTGGCTCAGGGGGAGGCTCCCACTTCTCCTTCAGCCCCGAGGACATGAAACGGTACCTGCAGGCCCACACCCAAAGCGTCTACAACTACCACCTCAGTCCCCGAGCCTTCCTGCACTACCCCGGGCTGGTGGTGCCCCAGCCCCAGCGCCCTGACAAGTGCCCGCTGCCGCCCATGGCACCCGAGACCCCGCCGGTCCCTTCCTCAGCctcgtcttcctcttcctcctcttcatccccGTTCAAGTTTAAGCTGCAGCCGCCCCCGCTAGGACGCCGGCAGCGGGccgctggagagaaggctccagCAGGCACTGACAAGTGTAGCGGGAGCCCAGGTGGGCTGGCCGAGGGGGCAGGGGCATTGGCCCCTCCACCGCCACCGCCCCAGATCAAGGTGGAGCCCATCTCAGAAGGCGAGTCCGAGGAGGTGGAGGTGACTGACATCAGTGACGAGGATGAGGAAGATGGGGAGGTGTTCAAGACCCCCCGTGCCCCACCTGCTCCCCCCAAGCCAGAGCCCGGAGAGGCACCTGGGGCGGCCCAGTGCATGCCCCTTAAACTTCGCTTTAAGCGGCGCTGGAGTGAAGACTGTCGCCTGGAGGGGGGCGGGGGCCTCTCCGGGGGCCCTGAGGATGAGGGTGAGGACAAGAAGGTGCGTGGGGACACAGGCCCTGGGGAGGCCGGGGGGCCCCTCACCCCACGACGGGTGAGCTCTGACCTCCAGCACGCCACAGCGCAGCTCTCCCTGGAGCATCATGATTCCTGA